In the genome of Diabrotica undecimpunctata isolate CICGRU chromosome 2, icDiaUnde3, whole genome shotgun sequence, the window AAAATATAACTTAAGAACATTGAAGGCAAGTAAACTTTTCTTGGTCATCCTTAAGACGCGTCCACACTGGAGCAACATTTTCCAACATAATACAACAAAAACTTGTTACaacataaaatgtttatatttgttGGAATATGTTGTGTTGCGTTGCATAAAGTTGGTGTTGCGATTCAACACAAGTTGTAGTATGTTGTATAAATCCGTTTCTAGCGGTAAAGATCAAAGGATAATATGAAACAAAGTGAAACATTTGTCAACATTGCTTCGATGTGGACAGACAGTAGACAGACCGCCGCGTCTATATTTAGTGATGGCGTTTAAGTGGACTTCGGagaattgtttaaatttaattgaCAATTATAGACAACATCCATGTATTTGGAAtcctaaaaatgttaaatataaatGCAGAGAATCAAAAAATGATGCATGTAATGCAGTTTGTTCAGCTGTAGGGTGCTCATCTCAGGAAGAGGCAAAAAGAAAAATCCGTAATTTGGTGGATCAGTTTTAtagagagcaaaaaaaatatCGCAGCATGAAAAAATCTGGAGCAGGCGCTCAGTTTCATTCCAAGTGGTTTGCCTACGATGCATTAGTATTTCTTCGAGACAAAAACAAAGTCCGCCCATGCAAGGAAAGTAAAGCTGAGAACGTGGTAAGTAAACACACAATGTTTTTAGATATTAACTTTTCTGTTATTAATTATTCAAACAAATAAATAGGCAATTTCAATTTATACATGAattataattcaataattattttGCCATGGCACCATCCCCAAAGGTGTAACGAAAAAATCTGCAAACTCTTGCCTAATATCTTTTGCTTCAGTTGATGCATTTCGTGCAACTTTCTTGTATGAAGTAAATGTATTACCCTGAGTTTCTCTTCTCCACGATCCTTCTAAAACACGTCCTGTATCTTTATCTTCACCGTCATATGTACCTGGGGGATTGTAGGAATTTTTAGATCTTGAACTATTCCTTAAAAAATTATGCAAGTAAATGCAAGCCATAACAACAACTTCTGCAGTTTCTGGTTCTAAAAGTAAGGGTTttctaaatattctaaaaatCGAAGATAACATTCCAAAAACATTTTCTGATATTCTTCTCGCTCTACTGAGACGGTAATTAAATATCCTTTTGGGAGACCCTTTGTCCTGCGCCCCAGGGTAGGGTTTCAGTAAATTTGGTGATAATGGGAAGGCATCATCCCCTAAAAATACGTGAGGGACTAATTTGTCACGTCCTGGTAAAGAGCTATATTCTGGAAGGTTGAGTTTGCAGCGACTTAATAGTTTTTTGAATAATGTATTTTCGAAAACTACTCCATCAGATATTCTCCCTTGGGAGCCTACATGAAAATACAAAAATCGGTAATTAGCATCCATTACGCCGAACAGAACAATGCTAAAAAACGTTTTGTAATTGAAGAAATCACTTCCACTGTTTTTTGGTGCTTGTATTGCAATGTGCTTGCCATCCATGACGCCTACACATTTTGGAAAATTCCAAAGAACACTGAAACCATTAGTAATTGTTTCCCATTCTTGAGCAGTTTTAGGCATCTGAAATACAAAGATATCATTACTTTTGCTAAAAATGTAGATCACTGTAATATTAGGCGTTTTCCTACTTTGTAGtgtttacattttatacaatGTATTTTTCTTTTCAGGATGACCTTAATGACTCTTCCTCCGAAACGGATTTAGATGATTCACAAGTAACAGATTGTGATGAAGGTGGAAATGAGACCCAAGAATTTCAAGATGCAGAAAATGGCAACGAAGGCATGAAAGACTTGTATAACGATGGTTCTCAAAACCCATCAACATCTAACGCTGCTTGTGAGAAGCCTTCGGCATCTAACAAATCCTCTCAAGAGCCTCGTAAAAAAACCGTGGAAAATCCGAACAGCACAAATCTTGATGAATTTAATCACCCTAATAAAACTAGACGTGTCACACAAACACTTACAAGAAAAATCGATGATAACGTTCGAAAAGAAGAGGCATATAAAATAATTCAAGACATACAAAATAAACGACAGCGAGACAAATTCGATGTATTTGGAGAACATACGGCGTGTAAAATTAGGGATTTGAATACCACCTGCTCACAAAATATTGTAGAACATCTTATTAGGTAATATTTTGTTCGATGCCAGTATGGGTAAATATGATTATGGAATGCCACAATCAACTAACACATATGAGCCAATTTTATCAATGCAACCTTCCACGAGACCACAATCACATTCATCGTATTGCAGCACACCAGCTATATCACCACCGGAGACATACATACAAAACTCTTCAGACTCCTCTACTGCTTTTGGTTCCTCAAACATTCTCGCAGAGGCATTTCAATTAAGTAACATGTAAAACTTCTAAAGTTATCAATAAAAAAGTACAATAAAGTTTACTTACCTTAACTTGGTCTTTAATTGCATTTACTAGCGCAGCACATACTTCTGGTACTATCTTTGAGATAGCTTGTTTCGAAATCTTAAATAAATACATCAAGCTGCTGTAGGAATCTCCAGTTGCCAGAAAGCGCAATGTTACAGCTAATCGTTCTTGTGGAGGTATAGCCTTTCTACAGTTAGTATCTGCTTTTCTTATCACTGGTGCAATTTTTTGCAGCAAAAATTCCATATCTGAACTACTCATGCGCAAAAAATTTTTGAAGCACCCATCGGTTCGGAGTTCTAATAAAACGTCATCTTTCTTTAAATCTGATAATATTTCCTTTCCACCATATTTTTCCCTTTTCTTCAAACTTGGACGAACCCAACATTTACGCTTCCGTTTTCGTGAATCACCACACAAAATTAGAAAGCACGCGGTAGCAGTTAATAAGTCTTCCTCCATCATGTCACAAAACTACAGCAGTATGGACAGAATGTTGTACTCAACTGAATTTGTGATTCAACAAGTTCAAACATTCATTAACATTGTTGCACTAGCGAGGACAGTTTGTTTTATGTCAAAAGTTTAATACATTAAACATTTAGCAACTTGTTGCAACATAAAATTGCTACAAGTTGCCAAATGTTGCTCCAGTGTGGACGCGCCTTTAGGCAGTCCTACACAGGCCTCGAGAACATAACGATAGCATACTATGCACAAGCGCATATCTTCTTTCCTGCAGATGTTACAAAGAAAACAATACTACGATTCTTCATTATTTAATTTCTTTGTCGCACTGCTCTTTGATTTTTTGACAACTTTGAATGAATTATATAATTTTGGTATTGGTGACAAATCTTTATTTGAGAGATAAAGCAGAACTGTTTAAGCATTTAAAGTCAGAAGTTTTTGCTTGATTAGACTCCGGAttacattttgttgtttttttttgtaactgtATTGCCTTTCTGTTTATATCTTAATTCAATTAGTTGACTGTCATCTTCAGCTGCTGCTCTTCTTAGATCTTTTTATAGGTTCATTTTCACTAGTCATCGTCAAGTGAGCCATCACCAAAATCTGATAATGATTCGCTACTTGGGACAGTAATTAAACGCTTctttttttgttattagttttctcaggcaCTTGATATACGCTTGTACTTGCCATATCGTCGATGAAAATCCGTAAAGGCGTATCTCGATTTTTGCAACTTTTTACTAGAGCGAAAAAACGGATCTCCGACTTCTATTTGCTTCCATTTCAGAAAAACTGGACTGAATATAAAGTTCTTTCTTTGTGATAGTAAAGAACAATGACTAAGAAATAGTACTCTATCATTTAAATATTGactaaattattattgttattattatttttggggtTAGTTTGAGATACGCCCTTTTGTAGAGCTAGCAACAATAGCTTTGATGTGGGTTCTTAAGATACGCCTTCCGCAAACAACCAGTCGATTTGGATGTTTTTTACTAAAAActgttttagaaatgaaaaaaatatattttaataatatatattttattgaatagGATTTAAGATGACtgaacaacaataaaaaattaatttattattgtaaagGAAACATAGTTGAAAATACATTCCAAAAAAAACATTATAATTCACAAAAAAGAGTATCaataataagaaaactaaaatttatatttaacaaaaactgtATCAAAATAACCATTATTAAACACTTGACTAAAACTAAAAGGACGAAGCTAAAGGGTTTAgtcttaaaaacaaaaacatattttaaaaaaaaatagttttaaatttcaTTCCGCTGTATGAGGCAgagatttataaaaattaatatgttcTGGTAACCGTATCACTGGTGTGTTACCGGTACAGAGAGTGTTCAAATCTTTATATTTTGCCATCGATATAGGTCGGGGCTCtgtgtttaatttatttagtgGTTTAGTTAGGAAAGGAGTATTTTGTCGCTTTAGAGTGACTGATCGATAATTTTCTTCTAGGTGACttgttttaaagaaaattttttgtaaatcgTTTTTAGTAACTTTGAACTCTGTTACCTCTGTCCATTTAAAGCCATTACCTTGATCATCTATTCGCAATGACCTTATTCGAAGATTTTCGCCTAAAGTTTTAAAATCCCAAAAGTCCCCAAAACTAAAGGTATGTACCTCATAGGGCTTAGCAAGTCTTGCAAGACGAATAACAGGTGTTAACTGGGACGGAATAAACAATTCGCCCGCTTTTTTAATGGCATACGAAATGGCACTATGAGCAGAGTCTCCTTCATTTTGGCCGTGGTTTGCAGTAAAAAAGCACAGGCTAATTTCGCCAATGTGATTTGACTTAGAAACGATAAACAAAAGAGCCGCTACTACGATGGTATTGCGGTTTTGTCCTCCACAGCCATCTGCAAATAAATTAACTATCTTAACTTTTTTTTCGTcatattttaaaaggattttaaataaggCTGTAGATATTTCACAGCTCCCTCGTCCACTATCGCATTCGTTCCACGTAAAGCAATGACAGTCGCGAGAGGCCAagttataaaatgttaaattataacaagcAAGTCTTCTTTTGTAAAAAATCGCATTTTCGTTCGATATAGGTAAGTGTATTACTTGTTGTAGGTCAAAACATAAGCACACCGTTTTTTCAGGATCACTTTCAGCTGAAATTTTACAAAGGCTTTTATACTCTCGTATAGCATTTTTCGACTTTGTATGTTTATCGTAAGTCGTTTGCATTTctacttttttttctttagaaCTTCCGTGATACGTTTTGCATAAACTACATAAATCTTTTTTGGGCCTATGGAAAGATAGATTCTTAGCCTTAAAATCTGCGCGATATGTCGTAAAAGACGGTTTGTCTTCATCGAAACCCGATTCATTAATAAACATTGCATACATCCTTTTTAAAGTTAAGTCACTATGAAGATATTCCCGAGTGCTATCTTTGCGACAATAATGCGACTCTACTCGCGGAAAACGATTAATATGATTTTCGATTAGTTTTCTTTTAGCTTCGTCCTTTAGAACGACGTTAGCACATCTACCACCACGATTGTCTTTTTCTATAAAGCCAGTACTATCCATTTTAGTTAGTACAGTACGAATGGCTTTTTCACTTACATTTAACGTATTCATAAAAAATGAACGACACACCTGGACAGTGTTTCCATCCAAAGGAAGAAAAAATAAGTTAGTGTTCTCACGCCTAGATTTGAGATTTGAAGTTgtgcaaatttttttttaacttgtttaacGTGCCGCGCAATATATTCGCGTTGGAGTTGTACATTAGCCAATTTATAGAGGTTATCAAATATTGATTGCCTAACTTCTTTACTAAACTTACTGCAATTCCTACCGCCCTTTTTACACCACTCACTGTTACAGGATGAACCTAGTTTACGTCCGCTAACAGTCTTTTTGGTGTCTACTGAAACATATTGAGCACCACTTCGTCGTAAAACTTGAGCAACTCTCTTTTTATTTGTTCTCGTCAAGACTTCCCTTTCATATTCCTTTGATGCACCTTCTACGTTGTAATCTTCGGGCTTTCGATTATCGATCTTCTTTTTTTTGCGATATCTCCTTTTTGACACAAACGAATCATCACTGGAATCTTGGTTGCGATGCTTATCACAAGTAGGCAAATCCTCCATGAAATGATTCCAGCAGAGAAGGATTTGACAACGGAAACAGGAACTGAACACTTCTCCTTTGCATTTTGGTACTTCACAGCACTGAGTATAAGTGGGATCGTTTGTATCGCTTAAGTCTATATCCGAGTAGGGATCGCCGTTGTTTAAATGGTCacttgattttttattatttttttcactaTTATCTGTATTATCTGATTCCGATCCAATCTCGGTGTTTGTCAAAGGTTCATTTTCTTCACTCGAACTGCCACCACAATATCCTTTCATATCAAGGATGATTCCAAAATACCACCTTTCATTATGTAGCATTTTAACACGTGTACCGTTTTTAAACGTATCGTCCTTGTTTACCACCTCTAGTTTATTTGTACATACCAAACATATTGAGCGATCCCTCCATTGCACCAAAACTTCCATCATAGTGTACCTGTAATTAAAATACGTCTATTAATCAATCAATTTTGTTTTGAATACGATAGTTTTAAATGTAGTTATTTAGATTTTATCTAGTTTTTAGTATTCTTTATTTTTAGCAACTTACAATGTGTaagatgtttttatttttaacaaacctTCTCTTTCTAATAGTCACAAATCAACTTAAAATACTAGGACTACAATTATTCAGCTAAACAACAAGTAAAAATACTCGTTATAATATTCATTCATAATACCTAATATACGAAAgtcatttattaaataaaagaaccaCGTACTTACCAATGTTTACTTAGATTTTTTTGGAACACAAAACAAACGTATTAAGTTACAAGAAACAACCGCTCTGGATAAGTACATACGGTGAACTGTTCTTTTCTTTCGGTTTTAAACGGCCAATAGCAAAATTATACAAGCATAGACCTGCAAAGATCCGCCTGTATAAACATATTTACCTTTTCATGAAGTAAATACGATAGGGCGTATGTTAATATAAGCCCCAAAAATCGgttaaaaaattatagttttaagGCGTATCTTAAGATGCTCCCatacgtttaaattttttttttaactttttaagatACGCCTCAGTAAAAGCATTAGGTTTTAATGTGAACGGTATAAGATTTAGTTACGCCACTTCTTCACATCATGGGACCTATAGTTATGATATCAAATACGGTCCTAActcaatttcgtcaaattttgaGATACGCCTTTACGTGTTGACACCGACGATATTTATTTGTTGAGCTTTTCGCCTAGCTACGTCTAGATGCCCACATAGGAATAACTTAAGCCATTTTCTACCAGCTTTATTTCACTCTTTAGAAAACAGATTTGGTATATTGGTTGTAGCGTAAATTATAGTGGTAaatatttactgataaaataatatcaaaaacgCCCAAAATTTTTCTTAATGAGAAAATGAGAAAAAACATCTTACTTTACAGTGTAATAAGGAATTAGATCCATACTCATCACTGTCGTCGGTATATTCATTTGGACTGTAAATAGTGAAGGAATAGCAGTATTCAGTGCTTCTTGCCATGTTTCCAAAACTGCGGCACCACTGTAAATGTTACATCCAATATAGTTATCGTAATAAGTTTTGCATATTTCTCAAATACATTCAATGGCATTGAATTCACAATGGTAACAGGCAGTCTTATCACATTATGTCCAAAACTATGTATAATCTTGTCTACTATAACTATTTTTGGGTTTTCATTCCTCTTAACTAACTGTAATAGTTCCGGCTTAAAAGAATTCTGAGGACATGAAATATATTCATTCGTTAACCATTCTTTgcccatccaattctccacggaCTTCTTTCCATACCAGCGATATTATTCCTTCGTCAGAACACGTCAGAATGTCTTCCAATGTGTCCTGCCCACTTCTTCTTCTgaactttatttcttttagtaTGTAAAcgtcagtggcggctggtgtggtaaaattttgggtaggccaagccagcaaattacatatagctatgtgtaatcagtggcggatccagagggaggTGTTATGGAGTCATGACCATCCCCCTCCCGTTAAACatatttgaaaacccacttatcctattggtggtaagatTAAAAGTAaccttgcatcagagaaaagtaatcacccttaagatccatgacctccccaaaaaaatttctgtacccgccagtgtgtgtaatacatattttttttgtgtgagagttgcaattgtgttgtttgtttctaaggtttgtttaaaaatatgttacaattatatattatgttacatatttttttatcataatttaaaaggaaatttatattacaattcaataattacgttacaagtgacaacgatggtagccgtaggcccgatcgtctggtgcctaaacagcaagcataaacacgacaatataaatcgttgtccggcaagctgcttaacttcaaacgctttttgtacggggatcttatgtgagctgggtcggccacttccgatcgggcctattaatgatatttaaaacgcCTGAAtgcgattcgatgctttctgtggtaatataataacatagttgtttgaACGGACGCTAATATATTGAGTGATTttgtacatttaaaagttatttacaagcattaaataatttttgaatatatgtttttcaattttaaagctcttaaaattattgggtaggcccggcctatcctgcctacctcCAAAAGCCGCCCCTGGTTAACGTCTGAATATAGTTCATCGAGTTACTTCGAGCTATATTAGATACCTCTCGTACAATACGAAAAAAATAAATTGCTGTATACTTACAGAGTACAAGTCACGTAATCTGTACACCTTAAAAAAAAAGAGGATGACAATTTTAAACGTTACACCTAAATGTCAGATTTGTTTTGTATTGGTTTGTAATTGTTATTAAAACTGTAAAGTAACAATGAATTATCTTGCAGAAGTTATATCTTCAGCCGAAGAAATCGAAGTGGACGAAATCAATAAGAAGGTTCCCGAATTAAAACTATCTATAGATAAACTTAAGAGTGAATTAGTGCAATACACAGAGAATGTGTACATCAAGTACAGTGGTAGGCCCAAACAGAATAAAGAAATGTTGTTAACGGCCCAAAATCTTGAAAACGAGATAAATACGTTGCAAAAGCATGCAGAAAATGCCGTTAAGAAGCAACTGTTAAAGGCCAATAACGAGCTTACAGAGCATGTGGATAGTTTACACACCATTGATTTTTCCTTGCAGGTAGTACTTTTGTGATTATTAGATTATTAACAGTTGCCTTTAGCAGTATAAAAAGTTCCCAAAATCTACTGTTAAATGTGTTTCGTTAATTATTTCCAAACGGTAGTTTCCAGGaccttgtatttattattttgtattgaGAATCTGATTGCTACTATTAAACATTTAATTTCTAAATGTGTATTTCTCCATATCTGTTGTTTATCTAATGCTAAGGCTTCATCTTAAGTCCATTCTTTCCACAATTAGTCCACAATACATAGAAACATATCAAAGTATGTTTTGAACATGATTTGTACTAACCTTTGGGTTGGGTGTCATAATTCTATTAAACAAACTCTTCTAAAGCTGTCCCATATTTCCCCAGAAATATCATCTGTTTCAATTGTTTtacttctctttattttttgaagtGCTTTTACCAGTTTGAGCAGCTTCTATTGTCTGTTAGCTTAACTGTTTTTGGTcaaattttgtattaatttaactttaaaagtACTGTTTACATCAATTTTTGATAAATATGACTTTGGTATTAAACTGAATAATTGCCAATTGGAAAGAACACCAATATTTTTAGTTTCTATAATGTCACTATGGTACCATGgtcattaagttggtaatgtgtgATATTCCTAATAAAGTGTAACATCGTGATTGGTGCAAACACTGATGTATGCCTTTACTTTTGCAGGTACTGCTGAAAATGTCCCAGGTCAATGAAAATTTAGTTGAGTTTACCACTCAATTAGACTACAGAGAGTACCTAAGATGCAAGCAAATCATTACTGGTTTAGAAAAAACCCTGGCAGACATACCTGAAGATGAACAACTGGCAGTTATTGAAGAATTAAAACGCAAAGTCAAGGAGAAGTCAATAGGTCTAGCCCATGAGGTCGAAAacatatttaaagaaaatataatcaCACAACATAAAGATAGTACAGCTAGTATTAAAATTTCGTCAAATATTAGTACTTTAGAACAAGCCTTACTGGCTATGTTTTATAATGAGACTGATACACTTAAATGTAATCCCAAATTAAGTGAGTTCAATAGGTTTTTGTGGAACAACTTTTTTGTTCCTATAGTTGATAATATTGTAGATATTAAAATAGATCAAAATGGGCAGTATTCATTAATAGAGTTAGTTGTTAAAGAAGCTGATAAGAAATCAGAATATGGTGTAGTTTTTTCCAATATAAAGactcttttaagttttttagAGCAGCATTTTAGTTTTCCATTAACAACTTCAGATAATGGACTAACAACGTTGGAATGTGTTGGTCTGGATATCCGAGATAATTTATCGGAGCTACTAATAAAGCATTGTTTACAGGACACTATACCTTCTACAGTCGAAGGCTTAAAAAATTACAAAGTAGTAATTGAGGAGACTGAAAAGCTGGAAAAAGCCTTAAAAGACTCTAAACTATTTTCCGAAGATGCTACACCTTTAATAGAATATGCAAATAACATTGATATATTGTTCATTAACAAGAAATGTAGCGAGTATTGTGTGCAGTCAGAGCAAATAATGAAAAAAGATTTACATGATATGATAGAAGTTGGAGAGCCTTACAATCCAAATAATCCGTTGGATTGTGGAGTTGGACAATTTTTACAATGTTGTATATCAAAAAATGTGATAGAACTGCTGAATTTTTGTGAAAAAatcttgcaacaatctgttaaaGGTACTGACGTAAATGCAGGTAGGATTTTGGTAACGATACAGAATATCTTTAGGAATTACACAAAGTTTGTACCTGAATACCACAATAAGTTGTTGAAGACTATACCACAACAAGTAGCACTGTTCCATAATAACTGTTTCTACATAGCTCACACGCTGATAGAATGGAATGGGACGTATTTATTCAAGCTACCTTCTACTCTCAACATTTCCAGCACAGGTTTCGAGCTAGAGGTGTGCCAGTTGAGACAAGTGGGCtctgaaatttttaataattatgttaaAGGACAGATGAAACAAATAAACGAAATAATGAAAGATAGTGGGCTGCAAGAAGTTGCTTTAGCTGGGGAATTACAGGCAGTTACAGAAAAATGTGTCCGGCAGTGCATTAGACAACAAGAACTCTTGAAAACTGTATGGCACAAAGTTCTATCGTACCGGATATATAATGAAACATTAGGTATTATACTCAACTCTCTTTGTACCAATATTATCACACCTATAATCAGCTTGGAAGATATATCGACTAATTTAGGAGAGCAGTTAGTGGAGCTCATAAAAATTATACTCAGTAGGGGTCCAAAGTTATTCACTGACAGCAAAGAAATAAGTATATATGTTCCCTCATGGTACAAACTCAATGAGCTCAATT includes:
- the Zw10 gene encoding centromere/kinetochore protein zw10 homolog, with product MNYLAEVISSAEEIEVDEINKKVPELKLSIDKLKSELVQYTENVYIKYSGRPKQNKEMLLTAQNLENEINTLQKHAENAVKKQLLKANNELTEHVDSLHTIDFSLQVLLKMSQVNENLVEFTTQLDYREYLRCKQIITGLEKTLADIPEDEQLAVIEELKRKVKEKSIGLAHEVENIFKENIITQHKDSTASIKISSNISTLEQALLAMFYNETDTLKCNPKLSEFNRFLWNNFFVPIVDNIVDIKIDQNGQYSLIELVVKEADKKSEYGVVFSNIKTLLSFLEQHFSFPLTTSDNGLTTLECVGLDIRDNLSELLIKHCLQDTIPSTVEGLKNYKVVIEETEKLEKALKDSKLFSEDATPLIEYANNIDILFINKKCSEYCVQSEQIMKKDLHDMIEVGEPYNPNNPLDCGVGQFLQCCISKNVIELLNFCEKILQQSVKGTDVNAGRILVTIQNIFRNYTKFVPEYHNKLLKTIPQQVALFHNNCFYIAHTLIEWNGTYLFKLPSTLNISSTGFELEVCQLRQVGSEIFNNYVKGQMKQINEIMKDSGLQEVALAGELQAVTEKCVRQCIRQQELLKTVWHKVLSYRIYNETLGIILNSLCTNIITPIISLEDISTNLGEQLVELIKIILSRGPKLFTDSKEISIYVPSWYKLNELNFVLGASLMDISDRWADSKGPLALQFKPLELKTLIRALFQNTDRRAAVLARIQD